A genomic window from Salvia splendens isolate huo1 chromosome 11, SspV2, whole genome shotgun sequence includes:
- the LOC121753935 gene encoding uncharacterized protein At2g02148-like isoform X1 gives MGGRVPVEHYDLSSAAAAAAAANSYIGTSLHDPSSGDDVADHAADDVTDDNDDRSSTVVSDCMREPYQSSLPLHNMGVEDERSSLENGSSCGPYSNLTIDDVSPIETARARFMDIVVNYFIDPHVIEMSDYDTDYMMQQSSQESKRKSKEIRYEGDANYALPLMYIANLYETLVNEVNTRLSSMSGIQEKTIGVALEAAGGLYRKLAKKFPRKGTCIFKRRELATSFETRSKFPELVIQEEKRVRFVVVNGLAIVEKPTKIGIDDAEWFKRLTGRNDVAVFARDYKFYAPRHKYRRGVSNSNSNLPCLPAFHSPENSSSMATSHGYRANEAQFHPIHQGHNNSINHSSHSTHYMLGQQCIPQPQLPEMIHNQQPSSTLNHIASLQSLGHVGGRLHVLPTSPAKFCDECGVPYLRETSKFCSECGTKRLGT, from the exons ATGGGGGGCAGAGTTCCCGTCGAGCACTACGATTTGtcatccgccgccgccgccgccgccgccgcgaaCTCCTACATCGGCACCTCATTGCACGACCCCAGCTCAGGCGATGATGTCGCCGACCACGCCGCCGATGATGTCACCGACGATAACGACGACCGTTCCTCCACTGTCGTGAGT GACTGCATGCGCGAGCCTTACCAAAGCTCTTTGCCTCTTCACAACATGGGTGTGGAGGACGAAAGGAGTAGTCTAGAAAATGGGTCTTCATGCGGCCCCTACTCAAATTTGACAATTGATG ACGTGTCACCAATTGAAACAGCTAGGGCAAGGTTTATGGACATTGTTGTGAATTATTTTATTGATCCACATGTTATTGAGATGTCAGATTATGACACTGATTACATGATGCAACAATCCTCACAAGAAAGCAAGAGGAAGTCCAAAGAGATTCGATATGAAGGCGATGCGAACTATGCCTTGCCATTAATGTATATTGCTAATCTGTATGAAACGCTAGTCAATGAAGTTAACACAAGATTATCTTCAATGAGTGGCATCCAAGAGAAGACCATTGGTGTAGCCCTTGAAGCTGCTGGTGGATTGTATAGAAAGCTTGCAAAGAAATTTCCTAGAAaag GTACTTGTATATTTAAGAGAAGGGAGCTAGCAACTTCATTTGAAACAAGATCGAAGTTTCCTGAATTGGTGATACAGGAGGAAAAGCGTGTTCGTTTTGTGGTGGTCAATGGTTTAGCTATCGTTGAAAAACCAACCAAAATTGGTATTGATGATGCTGAGTG GTTTAAGAGGCTGACTGGACGGAATGACGTTGCTGTTTTTGCCAGAGACTACAAATTTTATGCTCCAAGGCACAAGTATAGGCGTGGTGTGTCAAATTCTAACTCCAATCTGCCTTGTTTGCCA GCATTCCATAGTCCTGAAAATTCTTCTTCAATGGCGACTTCTCATGGCTATCGAGCAAACGAA GCTCAGTTTCATCCTATACACCAGGGCCATAACAATTCCATCAATCACAGTTCACATTCGACTCACTATATGCTCGGCCAGCAGTGTATTCCCCAACCTCAGTTGCCTGAAATGATTCACAACCAGCAGCCCTCGTCAACCCTCAACCATATAGCGTCTCTACAGTCTCTTGGTCATGTTGGAGGGCGTCTGCATGTTTTG CCAACAAGCCCGGCAAAGTTCTGTGACGAATGTGGAGTTCCTTATCTTCGGGAGACCTCGAAGTTCTGCTCAGAATGTGGTACCAAGAGGTTAGGGACTTGA
- the LOC121756559 gene encoding NADH dehydrogenase [ubiquinone] 1 beta subcomplex subunit 7-like, translating into MEAPGSSKKMIATQEEMVEAKVPLAYRDQCAHLLIPLNKCRQAELYLPWKCSSERHTYEKCEYELVMERMLQMQKIREREAQLKSQPIPLLPKTANA; encoded by the coding sequence ATGGAGGCTCCGGGCTCATCGAAGAAGATGATAGCGACGCAGGAAGAGATGGTGGAGGCGAAAGTCCCGCTGGCTTACAGAGACCAGTGCGCCCATCTGCTCATCCCCCTCAACAAGTGCCGCCAGGCAGAGCTCTACCTGCCATGGAAGTGCAGCTCAGAGCGCCACACCTACGAGAAGTGTGAGTACGAGCTCGTCATGGAGCGGATGCTCCAGATGCAGAAGATCCGCGAGCGCGAGGCCCAGCTGAAGTCGCAGCCCATTCCGCTCCTCCCCAAAACCGCCAATGCTTGA
- the LOC121753935 gene encoding uncharacterized protein At2g02148-like isoform X2 produces MGGRVPVEHYDLSSAAAAAAAANSYIGTSLHDPSSGDDVADHAADDVTDDNDDRSSTVDCMREPYQSSLPLHNMGVEDERSSLENGSSCGPYSNLTIDDVSPIETARARFMDIVVNYFIDPHVIEMSDYDTDYMMQQSSQESKRKSKEIRYEGDANYALPLMYIANLYETLVNEVNTRLSSMSGIQEKTIGVALEAAGGLYRKLAKKFPRKGTCIFKRRELATSFETRSKFPELVIQEEKRVRFVVVNGLAIVEKPTKIGIDDAEWFKRLTGRNDVAVFARDYKFYAPRHKYRRGVSNSNSNLPCLPAFHSPENSSSMATSHGYRANEAQFHPIHQGHNNSINHSSHSTHYMLGQQCIPQPQLPEMIHNQQPSSTLNHIASLQSLGHVGGRLHVLPTSPAKFCDECGVPYLRETSKFCSECGTKRLGT; encoded by the exons ATGGGGGGCAGAGTTCCCGTCGAGCACTACGATTTGtcatccgccgccgccgccgccgccgccgcgaaCTCCTACATCGGCACCTCATTGCACGACCCCAGCTCAGGCGATGATGTCGCCGACCACGCCGCCGATGATGTCACCGACGATAACGACGACCGTTCCTCCACTGTC GACTGCATGCGCGAGCCTTACCAAAGCTCTTTGCCTCTTCACAACATGGGTGTGGAGGACGAAAGGAGTAGTCTAGAAAATGGGTCTTCATGCGGCCCCTACTCAAATTTGACAATTGATG ACGTGTCACCAATTGAAACAGCTAGGGCAAGGTTTATGGACATTGTTGTGAATTATTTTATTGATCCACATGTTATTGAGATGTCAGATTATGACACTGATTACATGATGCAACAATCCTCACAAGAAAGCAAGAGGAAGTCCAAAGAGATTCGATATGAAGGCGATGCGAACTATGCCTTGCCATTAATGTATATTGCTAATCTGTATGAAACGCTAGTCAATGAAGTTAACACAAGATTATCTTCAATGAGTGGCATCCAAGAGAAGACCATTGGTGTAGCCCTTGAAGCTGCTGGTGGATTGTATAGAAAGCTTGCAAAGAAATTTCCTAGAAaag GTACTTGTATATTTAAGAGAAGGGAGCTAGCAACTTCATTTGAAACAAGATCGAAGTTTCCTGAATTGGTGATACAGGAGGAAAAGCGTGTTCGTTTTGTGGTGGTCAATGGTTTAGCTATCGTTGAAAAACCAACCAAAATTGGTATTGATGATGCTGAGTG GTTTAAGAGGCTGACTGGACGGAATGACGTTGCTGTTTTTGCCAGAGACTACAAATTTTATGCTCCAAGGCACAAGTATAGGCGTGGTGTGTCAAATTCTAACTCCAATCTGCCTTGTTTGCCA GCATTCCATAGTCCTGAAAATTCTTCTTCAATGGCGACTTCTCATGGCTATCGAGCAAACGAA GCTCAGTTTCATCCTATACACCAGGGCCATAACAATTCCATCAATCACAGTTCACATTCGACTCACTATATGCTCGGCCAGCAGTGTATTCCCCAACCTCAGTTGCCTGAAATGATTCACAACCAGCAGCCCTCGTCAACCCTCAACCATATAGCGTCTCTACAGTCTCTTGGTCATGTTGGAGGGCGTCTGCATGTTTTG CCAACAAGCCCGGCAAAGTTCTGTGACGAATGTGGAGTTCCTTATCTTCGGGAGACCTCGAAGTTCTGCTCAGAATGTGGTACCAAGAGGTTAGGGACTTGA
- the LOC121753935 gene encoding uncharacterized protein At2g02148-like isoform X3 has product MREPYQSSLPLHNMGVEDERSSLENGSSCGPYSNLTIDDVSPIETARARFMDIVVNYFIDPHVIEMSDYDTDYMMQQSSQESKRKSKEIRYEGDANYALPLMYIANLYETLVNEVNTRLSSMSGIQEKTIGVALEAAGGLYRKLAKKFPRKGTCIFKRRELATSFETRSKFPELVIQEEKRVRFVVVNGLAIVEKPTKIGIDDAEWFKRLTGRNDVAVFARDYKFYAPRHKYRRGVSNSNSNLPCLPAFHSPENSSSMATSHGYRANEAQFHPIHQGHNNSINHSSHSTHYMLGQQCIPQPQLPEMIHNQQPSSTLNHIASLQSLGHVGGRLHVLPTSPAKFCDECGVPYLRETSKFCSECGTKRLGT; this is encoded by the exons ATGCGCGAGCCTTACCAAAGCTCTTTGCCTCTTCACAACATGGGTGTGGAGGACGAAAGGAGTAGTCTAGAAAATGGGTCTTCATGCGGCCCCTACTCAAATTTGACAATTGATG ACGTGTCACCAATTGAAACAGCTAGGGCAAGGTTTATGGACATTGTTGTGAATTATTTTATTGATCCACATGTTATTGAGATGTCAGATTATGACACTGATTACATGATGCAACAATCCTCACAAGAAAGCAAGAGGAAGTCCAAAGAGATTCGATATGAAGGCGATGCGAACTATGCCTTGCCATTAATGTATATTGCTAATCTGTATGAAACGCTAGTCAATGAAGTTAACACAAGATTATCTTCAATGAGTGGCATCCAAGAGAAGACCATTGGTGTAGCCCTTGAAGCTGCTGGTGGATTGTATAGAAAGCTTGCAAAGAAATTTCCTAGAAaag GTACTTGTATATTTAAGAGAAGGGAGCTAGCAACTTCATTTGAAACAAGATCGAAGTTTCCTGAATTGGTGATACAGGAGGAAAAGCGTGTTCGTTTTGTGGTGGTCAATGGTTTAGCTATCGTTGAAAAACCAACCAAAATTGGTATTGATGATGCTGAGTG GTTTAAGAGGCTGACTGGACGGAATGACGTTGCTGTTTTTGCCAGAGACTACAAATTTTATGCTCCAAGGCACAAGTATAGGCGTGGTGTGTCAAATTCTAACTCCAATCTGCCTTGTTTGCCA GCATTCCATAGTCCTGAAAATTCTTCTTCAATGGCGACTTCTCATGGCTATCGAGCAAACGAA GCTCAGTTTCATCCTATACACCAGGGCCATAACAATTCCATCAATCACAGTTCACATTCGACTCACTATATGCTCGGCCAGCAGTGTATTCCCCAACCTCAGTTGCCTGAAATGATTCACAACCAGCAGCCCTCGTCAACCCTCAACCATATAGCGTCTCTACAGTCTCTTGGTCATGTTGGAGGGCGTCTGCATGTTTTG CCAACAAGCCCGGCAAAGTTCTGTGACGAATGTGGAGTTCCTTATCTTCGGGAGACCTCGAAGTTCTGCTCAGAATGTGGTACCAAGAGGTTAGGGACTTGA